CTAAGTGGCTATTGGTATAATATTGCATGGCGTCAACACAATCATTTAGTTCAAGGTGGGatgtaagtttttttttttcattcattctttctggCTTTTAGAAATATTGTCAATTTTGATGCCGAAGCTTTCCATAGTGCACCCTTTAGTTTTCTAATCTACACCACGCCTCTTCTTTGTTGCACTCACTTCCCTCTCCAGAGAAGCAGATGGTGTACCTGTACCCACGGTTCTATAACTGCTCCGTCCCTGCTGCCTTCATGGCCGACCTGCCGCAGTTGGCCAAGTTATGCGAGGGCTCCAAACCACCTCTGGCCTCAGATAAGAGAGTGGAGCAGCTTCTCTCACTGCAAGGGGACAAGTTTGTCTATTTCGTCAAATCTGAACACTTTGTGGATGGTAAGATTTTCCATGCATACTGTTGGTCATTTGTTCTGCTGTGCAGAGGAAAGAGTTTTTACGATAGATGTATTAgatagatgcaaaaaaaaactaattagcAAGAACACTTTTTCTGCAACTGTGTTTTTTGCAGACTCATTATCAGGTGCAGACACACTATCACAGAGGCGTAGGAACACACCACACCCGAGGCTTTCCAAAGTACTCTTTGCATGTTGTTGGCCTGTGAACCTCTAGAATGAATCATGACCTACTTGTGACCCTCATCCCATTTTATGGCGTCAATCTTGTAATCTTTGAACCCCCAGCATAAAACATTGTAGCTCATACAGAATATGAATTTAAGGGCTCCTTACTGCATACTCACACTTTGCAGAACATTAGATTTTAGTAATAAAAATTATTTCTAGTTTTGTCCAAAAAGTTTGCATTTGTGTTTCATAGATATACTGCAGTCCCTAtaatcatctatctatctattacCATACCTACATTTTTCTATTTACCATTTTTCATCTTAATCTTAACCCCCCCACGCAGACATCTACACAGGCTGGGTCGCCCAGGCTCTGGATGCCGACCTGCTGGTAGAATCCTGGCAGAGACAAGGCCACAAGCTTCCCTCCAACTGCTCCCTGCCCAAACACACCATGAACATCAAGAGGATTCAGATCCCCGGATCGTTCCCGTTCCAGTCCTACAATGACCACTCAAAGTGGTGCGTGTCTTACGAGGACCAGGTCACCTGCCTGGGGGATCTGAACAGGGCAAAGGCCCAAATGTGGCGTGGTGGGGGCTTGGTCTGCACCTTCAACCCCGTAATTTACAAGGCGTTCAGACAGGTTGTGGACCGGTACGTTGGCTGTTGAACGAGAGAGaaagatgatgaaatgatgatgaAAGATGAAACCATGATTGGACTGAAGTAATGGCTCTTGGTATGTGTATaacatgtatgtgcatgtgaGGTATAGCAACGGGTTTGATAATCTGCTGAAAAAGGTAAAGAGGctctatgaataaaataatgaattaattcatATACAAAAAAGTGAGTCATCACTGTCACAAATTGAAATGTAATTGATCAAGTACAATGGCGGCCTGAGGAAGTGAGTTAAATCTGTGTGGGGAAAGAGCATTCGCCTGCAATGAAATCCTCCTTCCAACCTTTGGGTTTCCACGAATAGGTACTTTAACCCCAAAGATTCTTCAATGGACTGTGCCCAGTAGCAAGCTTCATATCAGACTGAAGTTGTAGATACACAGGAGTGTGTCAATATAAATGTCAATGGGTCATTACTCTGTAAAAAGCAGTTGCTTCCTTTTCCTCGTCATCTTTAACTACCACGTGTGTAGCTATTGGAGGTTTATGTTAGACACTTGGATTGCATCGTCCATCATTATGTCTGTGTAGCTGCTACCATGTCAGGAAGATGTACTTAGTGAATAACATTACTGTTTTGGGTAAAcagtgtctccttgtggtcagACTTATTTTAAGGATTTTCTAGAACCGTGTCACATTCTTAGGACTAAAAAAGACATTGGCCTTATTCTGCGAAACGGAAAATAGAGCAAGTTTACAGGTAACAACGGCCATTGAGAAATCAAAGCCTGTAAAATGCAGGCCGCCGTGTGGCTGATTGTCTGTgggctcctgctgcagcagaaaccTGTTCTTCAAGTTTCCCTTGAACAACAAGTTTAGTTTTTA
This Gasterosteus aculeatus chromosome 8, fGasAcu3.hap1.1, whole genome shotgun sequence DNA region includes the following protein-coding sequences:
- the dnase2b gene encoding deoxyribonuclease-2-beta; translation: MAAHSLCFQIIIMFLCCRVCTTFISCKNEAGEPVDWFIIYKLPRYKIGEIGSGLDYMYLDSSVGTWQLSKFTVNSSQGAIGNTLNQLYMGKAYKSNSSVYALYNDGPPILDYIKGYGHTKGVLLFDRSQGFWLSHSIPHFPSFPERGYLYPSSGEVNGQTALCVTYPYDQFLRIEKQMVYLYPRFYNCSVPAAFMADLPQLAKLCEGSKPPLASDKRVEQLLSLQGDKFVYFVKSEHFVDDIYTGWVAQALDADLLVESWQRQGHKLPSNCSLPKHTMNIKRIQIPGSFPFQSYNDHSKWCVSYEDQVTCLGDLNRAKAQMWRGGGLVCTFNPVIYKAFRQVVDRYVGC